The following coding sequences are from one Schizosaccharomyces osmophilus chromosome 1, complete sequence window:
- the utp4 gene encoding U3 snoRNP-associated WD repeat protein Utp4 — MDIHRCRFVEYTPSPITALAFSHQLSSQDPLPSNLHLAVGRANGNIEIWTPKGDWCLKGVLYGGINRSVEGLAWSVSDEELRLFSIGFSTSITEWNLRTGKPLVHQDSNAGAIWSISLHEETKTLAVGCDDGSCVLFDISGGRGVIEYKRTLMRQTSRILSLCWQGKNHIVGGCTDGIVKVWDVESPNSTIIARMQVDRAKKGSRSLVWDVKPLKDNTIVTADSSGAVKFWNGKYFTLTQSFKLHSADALTLAVSSNDNIVFSSGIDRKTVQYTRDGGKREWVSNSFRRFHSHDVRCMSILECKTVDVLVSGGADMMLAVVPVRHFNAKHHRMIPAVPQKPRMAIATKARLFMLWEDHQVLVWRIGSPGYRFLLKIVLPNEENIVHAAISQDGELLAVSTILTTKLYRVHYTDDKVYVESIEDPFLANVGATLLQFTVDMKKLILISNESDIFLLDLSRIETHQLEVYEVSQPETKKAPSKYRGSGQSACEGIATVSVSPDGDYFAVADLNGNTFCYSFSTLSYIELPRVNSFVRAMAFRLDIPGRLAVVTAGNQVFEFDVQSRKLTEWSKTNSNNIPKPFAHLLDKPFGAFFDIQNPSRFWIWSANYVSFFDLNLDLPAPRNAEKRKMDGTVDGASSTKQRSAVQNATSSSKFGTGASRSFWITHKYRPMLLAGLVGSTELLVIERPIADILMSTDVPGTFNEHRFGA; from the coding sequence ATGGATATTCATCGTTGTCGTTTCGTCGAGTACACTCCTTCACCCATTACTGCTCTCGCATTTTCGCATCAACTCTCTTCACAAGATCCTTTACCGTCTAATTTACATTTGGCAGTTGGACGCGCTAACGGAAATATCGAAATATGGACACCAAAGGGGGACTGGTGTTTGAAGGGTGTCCTCTACGGCGGTATAAATCGAAGCGTTGAAGGTCTTGCCTGGAGTGTGAGTGATGAGGAGCTACGTTTATTTAGTATTGGATTCTCTACTTCCATCACCGAATGGAATTTACGAACCGGTAAGCCATTAGTGCACCAAGATTCTAACGCTGGTGCCATTTGGTCTATTTCGCTTCAtgaggaaacaaaaactttggCTGTCGGTTGTGACGACGGTAGTTGCGTCTTGTTTGACATTAGTGGAGGACGTGGTGTTATAGAGTATAAACGCACCTTGATGCGACAAACTTCTCGTATCCTTTCTTTATGTTGGCAAGGAAAGAACCATATTGTCGGTGGATGTACAGATGGAATTGTCAAAGTTTGGGATGTTGAAAGTCCAAATTCCACAATTATAGCTCGAATGCAAGTTGATCGCGCTAAGAAAGGTAGTCGTTCCCTCGTATGGGATGTCAAACCCCTCAAAGATAATACAATTGTCACGGCGGATTCTTCTGGAGCTGTCAAGTTTTGGAACGGAAAGTATTTTACTCTTACCCAGTCGTTCAAGCTTCATTCGGCAGATGCACTGACTCTAGCTGTTTCGAGCAATGATAATATAGTGTTTTCCTCTGGTATTGATCGCAAGACGGTTCAGTATACCAGAGATGGTGGCAAGCGTGAATGGGTAAGCAATAGCTTCCGGAGATTTCACTCACACGATGTTCGCTGTATGTCAATCCTTGAATGCAAAACTGTAGATGTTTTAGTTTCTGGTGGTGCAGATATGATGCTTGCCGTGGTGCCTGTTCGTCACTTTAACGCTAAACATCATCGAATGATACCAGCTGTTCCACAAAAGCCTCGTATGGCAATTGCTACGAAAGCTCGTTTATTTATGTTGTGGGAGGATCATCAAGTTTTGGTTTGGAGAATTGGTTCTCCAGGTTACCGCTTTCTCTTGAAAATTGTTTTaccaaatgaagaaaatattgTCCACGCAGCGATATCCCAAGACGGAGAATTGCTTGCAGTATCTACAATTCTGACCACTAAGCTCTACCGTGTACATTACACCGATGACAAAGTTTATGTGGAAAGTATTGAAGATCCCTTTTTAGCGAATGTTGGAGCAACCTTGTTACAGTTTACGGTAGACATGAAGAAACTCATTTTAATTAGCAACGAATCTGATATTTTCTTGCTTGACTTGAGTCGAATTGAAACTCATCAGCTTGAAGTTTATGAGGTATCCCAACCGGAAACTAAGAAAGCACCTTCCAAATACAGAGGAAGTGGTCAAAGCGCATGCGAAGGGATTGCTACTGTCTCCGTATCTCCAGATGGCGATTATTTCGCTGTTGCTGATTTGAATGgaaatactttttgttACTCATTTTCGACCTTGTCCTACATTGAATTACCCAGAGTTAACAGTTTTGTACGAGCCATGGCTTTTAGACTGGATATTCCTGGACGTTTGGCTGTGGTGACAGCAGGTAACCAAGTTTTCGAGTTTGATGTTCAAAGTCGAAAGCTGACCGAGTGGTCCAAGACAAATTCAAACAATATACCAAAGCCATTTGCCCATTTATTGGACAAGCCCTTTGGTGCATTCTTTGATATACAAAATCCTAGCCGATTTTGGATCTGGTCAGCAAACTACGTATCTTTCTTTGACTTAAATTTAGATCTTCCAGCCCCTCGAAATGCCGAAAAACGTAAAATGGACGGGACTGTTGATGGTGCTTCGTCAACAAAGCAACGCTCTGCTGTTCAGAATGCTACATCTTCATCCAAGTTTGGAACTGGTGCCTCAAGGTCATTTTGGATCACACATAAATATCGTCCTATGTTATTGGCTGGCTTAGTAGGATCAACTGAGCTTCTTGTAATAGAGCGGCCCATAGCTGATATATTAATGAGCACGGATGTTCCAGGTACATTTAACGAGCATAGATTTGGCGCTTGA
- the thi5 gene encoding DNA-binding transcription factor Thi5, translated as MLPEGLSSRPLYLEQKSESNKQKRRVPADIRKRVRHACLGCRSKKIRCRGTEPCHSCVALGIQCVYADAEKERSPSKQFVAELSKRQKCFEYLFEHICPSIPQCTKALVQLCNKLESHMKQGTPLASLVKPATIDESLCKFSLNSEEETSEKSMNQLKVKYPSDFRDPAQYPLNESSSILEPSAKTTDHTINFLPSERLSHDSLGPLFIGPTSSSILLDEVASSLNILGCSSPSFDRLSPSAQFSEASESSLPQLLQRGLVSSTQPSNLKSSKFSLQCLESLSLLACHMLPSLATARQLSEFFFVRFQCFLHLYPASLFYKRYQIFYNFPKLPNNLDISFLIVSMSIMALGQLSANEDGIHIEEPMEDITELFNLSEQLLFFLLPKYNVSTVQALAFVAFQCLLLDRIKEAFSYVGLAFHIARVIGLEVSDSTETLNDSVTSEINTRLLWSLRVLSSFLFLQKGITPIVTLFSEYDFCSPKLPKIMPELEIPLFPSTVSHFTSTIKLFSVAVPSLLSIYNLTGFCIDQKQDYAALLSKVKGASKKIEEWKTKLPFQLEIEKGKYDQSNPLFHGSIFLHLLYHHFSLLLFEPIFLYHLHLNSNSLSSQSLLFTESAPIVPESDSCIKSVQSILSLVSLLQENGQLENCFSLEYEILYTAASMCLLLSATKFTDDRHLSKCIRLLKSMGSVSINTHEKLRKLETIASRYQSEYTNAHQKASSVGNEPPPELPQVQEGYLAWKTWIQELSNDSDLPVGHSLNAKSNSNSFGMDSHSNYEKYQSSPEYTTTSYHPFLSWHEALLNMDIESNNLS; from the coding sequence ATGCTGCCAGAGGGCTTATCCAGCCGACCTCTATACCTGGAACAGAAAAGTGAATCCAACAAACAGAAGCGTAGGGTCCCCGCCGACATACGAAAACGAGTTCGACATGCTTGTCTGGGTTGTcgatcaaaaaaaattcgttgTAGAGGTACGGAGCCGTGTCATTCTTGTGTTGCCTTAGGAATTCAATGTGTATATGCGGATgcagaaaaggaaagatcTCCGTCCAAGCAATTCGTTGCAGAACTAAGTAAACGacaaaaatgttttgaataCTTATTTGAACATATTTGCCCTTCGATCCCTCAATGTACCAAGGCTTTGGTCCAACTATGTAATAAATTAGAGTCTCATATGAAACAAGGAACACCACTTGCTTCTTTGGTCAAGCCTGCAACTATAGATGAAAGtctttgtaaattttctttgaattctgaagaagagaCTTCAGAAAAGTCTATGAATCAACTGAAAGTGAAATATCCCTCTGATTTTCGAGATCCTGCTCAATACCCTCTGAACGAAAGTTCCTCCATCTTGGAACCTTCTGCGAAAACAACCGATCATACAATCAATTTTCTACCAAGTGAGCGTCTGTCTCATGATTCACTAGGACCACTTTTCATAGGTCCAACTTCAtcttccattcttttggaCGAAGTAGCTTCGTCCTTAAATATATTGGGATGCTCTTCCCCGAGCTTTGACCGGCTCTCACCCTCCGCGCAATTTTCGGAAGCATCTGAATCATCTTTACCTCAGCTTCTTCAGAGAGGTTTGGTCTCATCAACGCAACCTTCAAATCTGAAGTCCTCAAAGTTTTCATTACAATGCTTGGAGTCGTTGTCTCTTTTAGCCTGCCATATGCTACCTTCTCTAGCAACTGCAAGGCAACTctctgaatttttttttgttcgtTTTCAATGCTTTCTGCATCTTTACCCAGCTTCATTGTTTTATAAACGATATCAAatcttttataattttcCCAAATTGCCCAACAACTTGGATATTAGCTTTCTTATTGTATCAATGAGCATTATGGCTCTTGGTCAATTGAGCGCGAATGAAGATGGAATTCATATAGAAGAACCTATGGAAGATATTACTGAGCTTTTTAACCTAAGTGAGCAATTattgttctttcttttgccaAAATATAATGTATCCACAGTACAGGCACTAGCTTTTGTCGCATTTCAGTGTCTCTTACTTGACAGAAttaaagaagctttttcttATGTAGGATTAGCTTTTCATATAGCTCGGGTCATTGGGCTAGAAGTGTCGGATTCTACCGAGACCTTGAACGACTCAGTTACTTCAGAAATCAATACAAGGTTACTGTGGTCTCTTCGTgtgctttcttctttcttgtttctcCAGAAAGGAATTACCCCTATAGttactttgttttcggAATACGATTTTTGTTCCCCAAAGCTGCCAAAAATAATGCCCGAGTTGgaaattcctctttttccatCAACGGTTTCTCATTTTACATCAACAATCAAGCTCTTCTCTGTTGCAGTTCCTTCGTTGCTATCAATATACAATCTAACGGGATTTTGCATCGATCAAAAGCAAGATTATGCTGCTCTTTTATCCAAGGTCAAGGGTGCttctaaaaaaatagaagaatgGAAGACAAAACTCCCGTTTCAActagaaatagaaaagggGAAATATGACCAATCGAATCCTTTATTTCATGGAAGCATCTTCTTGCATCTTTTGTATCATCATTTCAGCCTTCTACTTTTTGAACCCATCTTTTTATATCATTTACACTTGAATTCTAATAGCCTTTCTTCACAGTCGTTATTATTTACGGAGTCCGCGCCCATAGTCCCAGAATCGGATTCATGTATTAAGTCTGTACAGTCCATTTTGTCACTTGTGTCATTATTGCAAGAGAATGGTCAATTagaaaattgtttttctctgGAATATGAGATTTTGTATACGGCAGCTTCGATGTGTCTTTTGTTAAGCGCTACAAAATTCACGGATGATAGGCATCTATCAAAGTGCATTCGCCTTTTAAAGAGCATGGGATCTGTCTCCATTAACACCCACGAAAAATTAAGGAAGCTAGAAACAATAGCCTCAAGGTATCAAAGCGAATATACAAACGCGCATCAAAAGGCAAGCTCTGTGGGTAACGAACCTCCGCCCGAACTTCCCCAAGTACAAGAAGGATATCTGGCTTGGAAAACCTGGATACAAGAGCTATCCAACGACTCAGACTTACCTGTCGGTCATTCATTAAATGCAAAATCCAACTCTAACTCTTTTGGAATGGATTCACATTCCAATTATGAAAAGTACCAGTCGTCTCCTGAATATACTACAACTTCATATCATCCCTTTCTTTCATGGCATGAAGCATTGCTTAACATGGATATAGAGTCGAATAACCTTAGCTAA
- a CDS encoding HAD superfamily hydrolase: MSSNYPKCVVFDLDYTLWPLWIDTHVTPPFRASKNDPQVIVDRYGTDITFYKNVINILQQLKDANVKLCIASRTHAPKFAYQVLNLMKVPIDGELQPASRFFSSIKAFPATKIDHFEQLHKETGIKYEDMLFFDDEGRNRVVESLGVTFCLVPDGLNRASFEEGIKKWQKNRK, encoded by the exons ATGTCTTCAAATTATCCAAAGTGCGTTGTCTTTGATTTGGATTATACGTTGTGGCCTTTATGGATTGATACTCATG TTACACCACCATTTCGGGCCTCAAAAAATGATCCTCAAGTCATCGTCGATCGGTATGGGACTGATATAactttttacaaaaatgtcATCAATATCCTTCAGCAATTGAAAGATGCAAATGTCAAGCTTTGCATTGCAAGCCGAACCCACGCTCCTAAATTTGCGTATCAAGTATTAAATCTGATGAAGGTTCCAATCGACGGTGAATTGCAACCCGCTTCGAGGTTTTTTTCCAGCATTAAAGCATTTCCTG CAACCAAAATCGATCATTTCGAACAGCTCCATAAAGAAACAGGAATTAAGTACGAGGACATGCTCTTTTTTGACGATGAAGGTCGTAATCGTGTTGTTGAATCTCTTGGCGTTACCTTTTGTTTAGTACCCGATGGCCTCAATCgtgcttcttttgaagaaggcatcaaaaaatggcaaaaaaacagaaaataa
- a CDS encoding Schizosaccharomyces specific family with conserved tryptophan: MFPYNSASPSSRQNEKSIKQTYSSDRAVAKTTGNDLSDDELKKISSMSEKIEHLEAENKVLTAEVEEKIKSYQREMKSLQTEKLEISEQKRHIRERAKDLEKEMSKLDSDMDEHRTLQTEILAEHENFQSITNDINRFFNVLGLKDCPAHEELLEEESRLEREYDSINEALQLAMPKSKSLLNILCAVTNSSQNIPVDANAAYLYPSCLLRPKSLITQDSLTLEPKDLELVAFHLRTQQEIKEKRVEQISSINQFIEHIETYSTNLSSQDVKFKESSKDLMDKILLMKANLSKSLFLSREKADQKELSIQNISREIEKFSSVRKVEPKVEKYRNALRNIREVKNRDNLPSTNYKYSYPLESPPIVQKYHLSQEPLLTEPAVLEYLTQVDSFANDEKAMRVIRARYLKLTGRPLKDWNYTSPIYGRTIEAANLILHNPRFVSLKHLHVTLRDTNNIVWLAEVWCDDYVRGIGHSLKKGEAIQIAAEQATLQFKVC, from the exons ATGTTTCCTTACAATTCTGCGTCTCCATCCTCGAGACAGAATGAGAAATCTATTAAACAAACGTACAGTTCAGACAGAGCAGTTGCTAAAACCACCGGCAATGATCTTTCCGATGATGAGCtgaaaaaaattagttCTATGTCTGAAAAGATA GAGCATTTGGAAGCCGAAAACAAGGTTTTGACAGCagaagttgaagaaaaaataaagagcTATCAAAGAGAAATG AAATCCCTGCAAACCGAAAAGCTTGAGATCAGTGAGCAAAAAAGGCATATTCGGGAAAGAGCTAAGGActtggaaaaggaaatg TCTAAATTGGATTCTGATATGGACGAGCATCGAACGCTACAAACTGAAATCCTTGCGGAACAT GAGAATTTTCAATCCATTACAAACGACATAAACCGgtttttcaatgttttagGACTAAAGGATTGCCCGGCCCATGAAGAGCTTCTCGAAGAGGAATCTCGACTTGAAAGAGAATACGATTCGATCAACGAAGCATTGCAGTTAGCAATGCCAAAATCTAAATCATTGCTTAACATATTATGCGCTGTTACCAATTCTTCACAGAATATCCCAGTCGATGCTAATGCTGCATACTTATATCCTTCTTGTCTACTAAGACCAAAGTCACTAATTACTCAGGACTCATTAACTTTAGAACCAAAAGATTTAGAGCTTGTTGCATTTCATTTAAGGACGCAACaggaaattaaagaaaagcgGGTTGAACAAATATCCTCTATTAACCAATTTATTGAACATATTGAAACATATTCTACTAATTTAAGTTCGCAAGATGTTAAGTTTAAGGAAAGTTCAAAGGATCTCATGGATAAAATACTACTTATGAAAGCAAATTTGAGTAAATCATTG TTTCTTTCACGTGAGAAGGCGGATCAAAAAGAgctttcaattcaaaatatttcaAGAGAGATCGAgaaattttcttctgttcGAAAAGTTGAGCCGAAGGTAGAGAAATATCGAAACGCTTTACGAAACATTCGGGAAGTAAAAAACCGTGACAACCTTCCGTCCACGAACTATAAGTATAGTTATCCTTTAGAGTCACCGCCTattgttcaaaaatatcatttgTCACAAGAGCCACTCCTTACCGAACCGGCTGTCCTGGAGTACTTAACACAAGTGGATTCATTTGCTAACGATGAGAAAGCTATGAGAGTTATTAGAGCCAGATACCTAAAACTTACCGGGCGCCCTTTAAAGGATTGGAACTACACTAGCCCTATTTATGGGAGAACTATAGAAGCTGCTAATTTAATACTGCATAATCCACGCTTTGTTTCGCTTAAACATCTTCATGTGACTCTTCGTGACACAAACAATATAGTTTGGCTTGCTGAAGTTTGGTGTGATGATTACGTTAGAGGAATTGGCCattctttgaagaaaggAGAAGCTATCCAAATTGCAGCAGAGCAAGCAACACTTCAATTTAAGGTATGCTGA